The genomic DNA CTTATAGCATACTTTGTGCAAGTGAGATTGATAAGCAGTTGAATTCTACCCAGCTAGATAACCTAAAGGCTGCTTATAGAGAACCCCAGGACTCTAAACAGATATAGAATGTGCTCCCATTGCCTACCGCTCTCAATTAAAGTTGCACCTTGCGGTCATAAATCCAACTGAAAGGAATAACCGGTCCCTGCTTCGCCCTTGCTTGAGCTCTCTCATCCAACCTCCTGATTCTCGGTGCCAAGGTACAGACAAAGTCCTgcgccctcctcccttctccagATAGCCCTGTTAGATCAGCAACTTTCCACCTCTGGACCAAGAACTCAAGGATGTCGGCGTAGTCTTTAGCAGTGTAGACGCCCAGCCTCTGCGCCACCGCACTGAAGTGCTCGAACAGGTTGTTGTCCTTCCCATCGTACATGAGATGAGCAGGCATTGtgatcttcttcctcatcatgtCCGCAAAAGCCATCACCGTGTAGTCAGGATCGATCTCAAAGAGTTTCTCAACTATCTTGGTGTAGGCTGTCTCATGGCGCTTTTCATCAGCTGCTATTGTGCCACATATCTGAGCCAGCTTGAGATCACCATACTCCTTGGCATGCCTTGCGGTATTGCCATGAGATACAAATGTTGCTCTCTCTTGGAATGATGTGTAAAGGAAGCCCAAGTAGGGATTGTTCTCAGTACCTGGATCctgcataagaaataaaactaGATGTTATGCTCATGCTTATGCTCAACCAGTTATCCAAAATAGCAACTGCACGCGATATATTACTCAACAGGTTGTACTCATCAACATTTGTGGTCACCTGATTAATTTAAAGCTACAAATCCTTTCTCACATGCAAGCCATATTTTTAATGATGTTGGTGATTCATGATTTATTGGGAGctacaaataaaaaagaaagggaaaataaAAATCGATGTCATTGTCCTTGAAGGTATATAGCAGTGCTTACCATTCCGGACCCAATCAGATACTGTATGGTCTTCTCAATTTGTTTCATGTCAACCCGTCCAGTAAGGTACATGTACTTATTAAGGAGATCACCATGCCTGTTCTCTTCAGCTGTCCACGCCCTCGTCCAAACAGCCCAAGTGGTTGGACTTGCACCAGTTTCATCTCGAACTCCATCAAGGGTGTTGAGCATTGTTTGATAGGTAGGTAGTGCTTCCTCAGTAACCATGTCACCAACTAAACAAACAAAATACTCATCAGGTATTTCCTTTGCCCGCTCCCTCAGTTCTTTAACTTCATCGTAAAACCCATCAGAAGAAGGCTCTGGTAGGAAGTCTTGTGGCTGCCATGACTTCTCAACCGGCTTCAGGAGGTTCAACAAGTTATCCTTGGCCCAAGGTTGAAGTGAATCAAAAATTTCCTTCTTTTGGGCTGGTAGTGAATGGGTAACTTGGCGATGCACCTCTCGTGGTGGAGTATAGGGTTCTTTGACAGTTTTGACCCTAGGAAAAACAATATAACGTAATCAGAAACAGAAAAGGGGGAAGGTACATTACACTGCAGAGAAGAAAGTAGTTAGCAAAGGGACCTAGTCAAAATAGTTCAAACAAAAAATGAACTCAATTCACAACATAACTGTCTGCCATAAAATCTTTAGGCTGGAAATATACATATGcctccgcctatgctgactggaagactctctctctcctgagtcgtctcagcatagccggtcccaagcccgggtagaggaggagggttgcgttaggttttggcaaaccagcataaaaaatagccactaatggatttgaaacccacaatttcttttgggtttcatctctagcctaccccaacttgcttgggaaaaaaggctatgttgttgttgttgttgttgttggaaaTATACATATGCTTCTAGCACAAATTTAGAGAATAATATACCAAAAAAATCTAGACAAAAAATTTCACATGTTTCTTGTAGAAAATTGACAGTAACCTAGAAATCCACTTTAGAAACTAATAAATTGGCACAGTGAAACAACTTTATTGCAATATGTCAATGAAAGGCTTCTGATCTTTGCATAGTCAGTTTGTCTCAAAACATTTTACCATTTAGCCTTAAACAGGGTAaagacgaagcaatcatagtgGCAGAATTTTCCAAATGGGTATAACAAAAGTGTATACTCAAGTAAACATCTACAAGAATTacccagtggaaattgatggatagcttGACCAAGTAAAGCACAACCAACACAATGCAAAATTCATATGAGGTAGTGGTTCTTCTTTTTTACTGCTTTTGTATTGAGTGCAGAAATTTGTCCATTTCATCATGTACATTCAAAAGTGTTCTAGATCACGCTTATCTTAGTCCAAATTCCATGTGTTGAACCCATGGACTGTGATAGCTGGAGTAAAAGCTGACAAATTCCTACTGCACACTCTCTAAAACAACATTTTCTTATCAAGGTATAGAAAGTGA from Panicum virgatum strain AP13 chromosome 7N, P.virgatum_v5, whole genome shotgun sequence includes the following:
- the LOC120681922 gene encoding stearoyl-[acyl-carrier-protein] 9-desaturase 5, chloroplastic, which codes for MALRASSPVSHVAAPLPPCGRRRRVSGVAVAMASTINRVKTVKEPYTPPREVHRQVTHSLPAQKKEIFDSLQPWAKDNLLNLLKPVEKSWQPQDFLPEPSSDGFYDEVKELRERAKEIPDEYFVCLVGDMVTEEALPTYQTMLNTLDGVRDETGASPTTWAVWTRAWTAEENRHGDLLNKYMYLTGRVDMKQIEKTIQYLIGSGMDPGTENNPYLGFLYTSFQERATFVSHGNTARHAKEYGDLKLAQICGTIAADEKRHETAYTKIVEKLFEIDPDYTVMAFADMMRKKITMPAHLMYDGKDNNLFEHFSAVAQRLGVYTAKDYADILEFLVQRWKVADLTGLSGEGRRAQDFVCTLAPRIRRLDERAQARAKQGPVIPFSWIYDRKVQL